In the Kribbella sp. NBC_00482 genome, one interval contains:
- a CDS encoding RecQ family ATP-dependent DNA helicase: protein MGETDAVLTLTDDRAKVAGDLIRAIAGDEARLRTDQETAVAALCEAAARVLVVQATGWGKSAVYWAATAIRRAEGFGPTLVVSPLLSLMRDQVAAAGRAGLRAATLNSNNIDEWSNIEHDLRSGAIDVLLVSPERLANPGFGRRVLDSLAGEIGLLVIDEAHAVSDWGHDFRPDYRRVSEVLQRLNPKTPVLATTATANSRVTEDVAKQLGESTLVLRGPLARSSLQLAVVDALSPLDRFAWVVDVLPTLPGSGIVYALTVADAQRLAAVIQEVHGRDVPVAAYTGQLEAGERERLEDALRANQLKALIATSALGMGYDKPDLGFVVHVGSPPSPVSYYQQVGRAGRGIDHAVVALLPSDADAGVWDYFATATIPVPENVQRLLRALEGYGPDQPATVPALEAETGLRRTRVELMLKQLAVDGAVDRVERGWVRTGAEWTFDAAHYDGIVSVRRREADIMRAYTRGDRCLMQLLQESLDDPSAEPCGRCSVCLGVLPEPLVERPDPETVATITRSLRGEVHVLETRKMWPGGAFGARGKIPPALSAEPGRIVVYADAPEWREVLQRAFSGSPAPDAVEALQAGAVAALSKWRGSWSARPDVVVPLPAGGYRELTSAVADHVAGVGRLERAELTIDRTGYTDDLSSAEEAKVWRDGIQVDGATAQAVAERTVLLLVDSTSSQWPVTVATAKLREAGAAAVLPLVIHKRP from the coding sequence ATGGGTGAGACCGACGCAGTGCTGACTCTGACCGACGACCGGGCGAAGGTTGCGGGTGACCTGATCCGGGCGATCGCGGGGGACGAGGCACGCCTGCGGACGGATCAGGAGACCGCGGTTGCCGCGTTGTGTGAGGCGGCGGCGCGGGTGCTCGTGGTTCAGGCGACCGGCTGGGGAAAGTCCGCGGTCTACTGGGCCGCGACGGCGATCCGCCGAGCCGAGGGTTTCGGCCCAACGCTGGTGGTCTCACCGCTGCTCTCACTGATGCGTGACCAGGTCGCCGCCGCGGGCCGCGCGGGCCTCCGCGCCGCGACGCTGAACTCGAACAACATCGACGAATGGTCGAACATCGAGCACGACCTGCGCTCCGGCGCGATCGACGTCCTGCTGGTCTCCCCGGAGCGCCTGGCGAACCCGGGCTTCGGACGGCGCGTGTTGGACAGTCTGGCCGGGGAGATCGGTCTGCTGGTCATCGACGAAGCGCACGCGGTGTCGGACTGGGGTCACGACTTTCGCCCGGACTACCGCCGCGTGTCCGAGGTGCTGCAGCGCCTGAACCCAAAGACGCCGGTGCTCGCGACGACCGCGACCGCCAACTCGCGCGTGACGGAGGACGTCGCGAAGCAGCTCGGTGAGTCGACCTTGGTACTGCGTGGCCCGCTGGCGCGATCGAGTCTGCAGCTCGCTGTCGTGGACGCGCTGTCGCCGCTGGACCGGTTCGCCTGGGTAGTCGACGTACTGCCGACGCTTCCCGGGTCGGGGATCGTGTACGCGTTGACCGTCGCCGACGCGCAACGGCTGGCCGCGGTGATCCAGGAGGTCCACGGGCGGGATGTACCGGTCGCGGCGTACACAGGTCAGTTGGAGGCGGGGGAGCGGGAGCGGCTCGAGGACGCGCTACGCGCCAACCAGTTGAAGGCGTTGATCGCGACGTCGGCCTTGGGGATGGGGTACGACAAGCCGGATCTCGGATTCGTCGTGCATGTCGGGTCGCCGCCCTCACCGGTCTCGTACTACCAGCAGGTCGGCCGTGCTGGCCGCGGCATCGATCACGCGGTGGTGGCGTTGCTGCCGTCCGACGCGGATGCGGGCGTGTGGGACTACTTCGCGACTGCGACGATCCCGGTGCCGGAGAACGTGCAGCGGTTGCTGCGGGCGTTGGAGGGCTACGGGCCGGACCAGCCCGCGACCGTGCCGGCGTTGGAGGCCGAGACCGGACTGCGCCGGACCCGAGTCGAGCTGATGCTGAAGCAACTCGCTGTCGACGGCGCGGTCGACCGGGTCGAGCGCGGCTGGGTCCGGACCGGCGCCGAGTGGACGTTCGACGCGGCGCACTACGACGGCATCGTGTCGGTACGACGGCGCGAGGCCGACATCATGCGCGCGTACACCCGCGGCGATCGTTGTCTGATGCAACTTCTCCAGGAGTCGCTGGACGATCCGTCGGCGGAGCCCTGCGGCCGCTGCTCGGTGTGCCTGGGGGTGCTGCCCGAGCCGTTGGTGGAGCGCCCCGATCCGGAGACCGTCGCGACCATCACGCGGTCGCTGCGCGGCGAAGTCCACGTCCTGGAGACGCGGAAGATGTGGCCGGGCGGCGCGTTCGGCGCCCGCGGGAAGATCCCACCCGCCCTCTCCGCCGAGCCTGGCCGCATCGTCGTGTACGCCGACGCGCCCGAGTGGCGCGAGGTGTTGCAGCGTGCGTTCAGCGGCTCGCCTGCGCCCGATGCTGTCGAGGCGTTACAGGCCGGTGCCGTCGCGGCACTGTCCAAGTGGCGTGGTTCGTGGTCGGCGCGGCCCGATGTCGTCGTACCGCTCCCTGCCGGGGGCTACCGGGAGCTCACGTCCGCGGTTGCCGATCACGTTGCCGGGGTGGGCCGGTTGGAGCGGGCGGAGCTGACCATCGACCGGACCGGCTACACCGACGACCTGTCGTCGGCCGAGGAGGCGAAGGTCTGGCGGGACGGCATCCAGGTGGACGGCGCCACGGCTCAGGCCGTCGCGGAACGCACTGTGCTCCTACTCGTCGACTCCACGTCGTCCCAATGGCCGGTCACGGTAGCCACGGCGAAACTTCGCGAAGCAGGTGCGGCCGCAGTTCTCCCGCTCGTGATCCACAAGCGTCCTTAG
- the soxR gene encoding redox-sensitive transcriptional activator SoxR yields the protein MDIEPGELTVGQLSQRSGVAISALHFYERQGLIISRRTSGNQRRYKRDTLRRVALVRIAQRVGVPLAEVAAILKLLPENRTPTRADWERISECWQAELDRRIVHLEQLRDDFKDCVGCGCLSLDRCALANPYDALAAKGPGPRRLMTTEGEPCHPGKCA from the coding sequence ATGGATATCGAGCCGGGTGAGTTGACGGTCGGGCAGCTGTCGCAACGCAGCGGCGTGGCGATCTCGGCTCTGCATTTCTACGAGCGGCAGGGGCTGATCATCAGCCGCCGTACGTCGGGGAACCAGCGCCGCTACAAGCGGGACACACTGCGGCGGGTGGCGTTGGTCAGGATCGCTCAGCGGGTCGGCGTACCGCTCGCCGAAGTGGCCGCGATCCTGAAGCTGCTGCCGGAGAACCGGACGCCGACGCGCGCCGACTGGGAACGCATCTCGGAGTGCTGGCAGGCGGAGCTCGACCGCCGCATCGTGCACCTCGAACAACTCCGCGACGACTTCAAGGACTGCGTCGGCTGCGGCTGCCTCTCCCTCGACCGCTGCGCCCTCGCCAACCCGTACGACGCCCTCGCCGCAAAAGGTCCTGGCCCCCGCCGCCTGATGACCACCGAAGGAGAACCCTGCCACCCAGGCAAATGCGCCTGA
- a CDS encoding MFS transporter, with protein MTQILETKKAPRVHLAWAVAVVGFVTLIGAAGFRSVPSVLLDPLHEEFGWSHATISAAVSINLLLFGGISPFAAALMDRLGLRKVVSGALVLIALGSGLTVFMTASWQLLLCWGLLVGIGTGSMSMTFVATITGRWFVHRRGLVTGILTAAGATGQLIFLPLIASLASNYGWRLPALVAAGAALAVVPLVLFFLRDYPSDVGLRAYGAPEGSTAGQRVETTGSSAMRALNALRMAARRPAFWMLAGGFAICGASTNGLIGTHFVTAAHDHGMPATTAASLLALVGVFDVGGTILSGYLTDRWDPRYLLIAYYSLRGLSLLVLPSLLGPTAAPSTWVFIIFYGLDWVATVPPTVALCREWFGEDGPIVFGWVFASHQVGAALAATGAGVIRDAQGSYNLAWYLAGGLCAAAALMSASIGRRLVTT; from the coding sequence GTGACGCAGATTCTGGAGACGAAGAAGGCTCCCCGGGTGCACCTGGCCTGGGCGGTCGCTGTGGTCGGGTTCGTGACGCTGATCGGCGCGGCCGGGTTCCGGTCGGTGCCGAGTGTGCTGCTCGATCCGCTGCACGAGGAGTTCGGGTGGTCGCACGCGACGATCTCCGCGGCGGTGTCGATCAACCTGCTGCTGTTCGGCGGGATCTCGCCGTTCGCCGCCGCGCTGATGGACCGGCTCGGGCTGCGGAAGGTGGTCAGTGGCGCACTGGTCCTGATCGCGTTGGGCAGCGGCCTGACCGTCTTCATGACTGCGTCCTGGCAGCTACTGCTCTGCTGGGGCCTTCTGGTCGGCATCGGCACCGGTTCGATGTCCATGACCTTCGTAGCGACGATCACCGGGCGCTGGTTCGTCCACCGGCGCGGTCTGGTGACCGGCATCCTCACAGCGGCCGGTGCGACCGGTCAGCTGATCTTCCTGCCGCTCATCGCGTCGCTGGCGTCGAACTACGGCTGGCGGTTGCCCGCGCTCGTGGCGGCCGGTGCAGCGTTGGCCGTCGTACCGCTGGTGCTGTTCTTCCTGCGGGACTACCCGAGTGATGTCGGGCTGCGTGCGTACGGGGCTCCGGAGGGCAGTACGGCGGGGCAGCGGGTGGAAACGACCGGTAGTAGTGCCATGCGCGCGCTGAACGCCTTGCGGATGGCAGCGCGGCGTCCTGCGTTCTGGATGCTGGCGGGCGGGTTCGCGATCTGTGGCGCGTCGACGAACGGTCTGATCGGGACGCACTTCGTGACGGCGGCGCACGACCACGGCATGCCGGCTACGACTGCTGCGTCATTGCTGGCACTAGTGGGTGTGTTCGACGTGGGCGGGACGATCCTCTCCGGGTACCTGACCGACCGGTGGGACCCGCGGTACCTACTGATCGCCTATTACTCGCTGCGCGGCCTCTCGTTGCTGGTGCTGCCGTCACTGCTCGGGCCGACCGCTGCGCCGAGCACCTGGGTGTTCATCATCTTCTACGGGCTGGACTGGGTGGCGACCGTGCCGCCGACCGTCGCGCTGTGCCGCGAGTGGTTCGGTGAGGACGGGCCGATCGTGTTCGGCTGGGTGTTCGCGTCGCATCAGGTTGGCGCCGCCCTGGCTGCGACCGGCGCCGGCGTGATCCGGGACGCGCAAGGCAGCTACAACCTGGCGTGGTACCTGGCCGGCGGACTCTGCGCCGCGGCGGCGTTGATGTCCGCAAGCATCGGACGCCGCCTCGTAACTACCTGA
- a CDS encoding GlxA family transcriptional regulator has product MSRHLAAVGPHVVAVLALEPVVGFDLTIPPTVLGAATKADGTKLYDIRICGLGGPVRAGAGFNLVPDYGPEALAEADTVIVPGTYIPQPRYEGTLPDDLAAALATIRPGTRIASICTGAFVLGAAGYLDGRPATTHWERAELFRSVYPQVKLDEDKLFIDDGDVLTSAGLAAGVDLCLHLIRRDFGSEVANRAARHCVVPPWRDGGQSQYIERVVPEEGSEGTSPTRAWALERLGEDISLAAMAEHARMSVRTFSRRFKAETGQSPGTWLLQQRVRHACQLLETTALSVDRVADEAGLGTAASLRHHLRSELGVSPLAYRKTFRAG; this is encoded by the coding sequence ATGAGCCGTCATCTGGCCGCCGTCGGTCCGCATGTGGTCGCCGTCCTCGCGCTCGAGCCGGTGGTCGGGTTCGACCTGACCATCCCGCCGACCGTCCTGGGCGCCGCCACCAAGGCCGACGGCACCAAGTTGTACGACATCCGCATCTGCGGACTAGGCGGTCCGGTGCGGGCCGGCGCCGGGTTCAACCTCGTCCCGGACTACGGCCCCGAGGCTCTCGCCGAGGCGGACACGGTGATCGTCCCGGGAACCTACATCCCCCAGCCGCGGTACGAAGGCACGCTGCCCGACGACCTCGCCGCCGCACTCGCCACCATCCGCCCGGGCACGCGGATCGCCTCGATCTGCACCGGCGCGTTCGTCCTCGGCGCGGCCGGTTACCTCGACGGGCGGCCCGCGACAACGCACTGGGAGCGGGCCGAGCTGTTCCGCAGCGTGTACCCGCAGGTGAAGCTCGACGAGGACAAGCTGTTCATCGACGACGGCGACGTACTCACGTCGGCCGGCCTGGCTGCGGGCGTCGACCTCTGCCTGCACCTGATCCGCCGTGACTTCGGCAGCGAGGTCGCCAACCGGGCCGCCCGGCACTGCGTCGTACCGCCGTGGCGTGACGGCGGGCAGTCGCAGTACATCGAGCGCGTCGTACCCGAGGAAGGCAGTGAGGGTACGTCGCCGACGCGGGCCTGGGCGCTCGAACGGCTCGGTGAGGACATCAGCCTCGCGGCGATGGCGGAGCATGCGCGGATGAGTGTGCGCACGTTCAGCCGGCGCTTCAAGGCCGAGACCGGACAGTCGCCCGGCACCTGGTTGCTGCAGCAGCGTGTGCGGCACGCGTGCCAGCTGCTGGAGACCACCGCCCTGTCCGTCGACCGCGTCGCCGATGAGGCTGGCCTGGGTACGGCGGCCTCCCTGCGACACCACCTGCGGTCCGAGCTGGGCGTGTCCCCGCTCGCCTACCGCAAGACGTTCCGGGCGGGCTAG
- a CDS encoding M24 family metallopeptidase: protein MARRSALPPVHDVAVLRARLDRAREAAAGTGLVITPGSDLRYLIGQPGGSLERLTTLVIPADGAPALVVPKLEAPGYADLPLTELGVDVITWVDGVDPYSLVAERLGGAERVAVSDFTPALHVFGFRDALPKAEQVLAGPIVRELRMRKDAAEIDALRKAGAAIDRVHARVGEWLRPGRTEAEVGADIEAAIVEEGHTGADFVIVGSGPNGASPHHALSDRVIEAGDVVVVDIGGPVAEGYNSDSTRTYAVGTPRDADVAATYAVLQEAQRAAVEAVRPGATAESIDAAARDVIAAAGFGDYFIHRTGHGIGLDVHEEPYIVAGNDLLLEPGMAFSVEPGIYQAGRWGARIEDIVVVTADGVESMNNQPHDLVVLT, encoded by the coding sequence ATGGCCCGTCGCTCAGCACTTCCTCCCGTTCATGATGTCGCCGTCCTTCGCGCCCGCCTGGATCGTGCCCGCGAGGCCGCGGCCGGTACCGGTCTGGTGATCACGCCGGGCTCGGACCTGCGCTACCTGATCGGTCAGCCGGGCGGCTCGCTGGAGCGCCTCACCACGCTCGTGATTCCGGCCGACGGCGCCCCGGCACTCGTCGTACCGAAGCTCGAAGCGCCCGGGTATGCCGATCTGCCGCTGACGGAGCTGGGCGTCGATGTGATCACCTGGGTGGACGGCGTCGACCCGTACAGCCTCGTGGCCGAGCGGCTGGGTGGCGCCGAGCGGGTCGCGGTCAGCGACTTCACGCCGGCGCTGCACGTCTTCGGGTTCCGCGACGCACTGCCGAAGGCCGAGCAGGTGCTGGCCGGGCCGATCGTCCGTGAGTTGCGGATGCGGAAGGACGCGGCGGAGATCGACGCGCTGCGGAAGGCGGGCGCGGCGATCGACCGCGTGCACGCCCGCGTCGGTGAGTGGCTGCGCCCCGGCCGGACCGAGGCGGAGGTCGGCGCCGACATCGAGGCCGCGATCGTCGAGGAAGGCCACACCGGGGCCGACTTCGTGATCGTCGGCAGCGGCCCGAACGGCGCCAGCCCGCACCACGCCCTGTCCGACCGCGTGATCGAGGCCGGCGACGTGGTGGTCGTCGACATCGGCGGTCCGGTTGCCGAGGGCTACAACTCCGACTCCACGCGGACGTACGCCGTGGGTACGCCGCGGGACGCCGACGTCGCCGCGACGTACGCCGTACTGCAGGAGGCTCAGCGGGCCGCGGTGGAGGCTGTCCGGCCCGGTGCGACCGCGGAGTCGATCGACGCCGCCGCCCGGGACGTCATCGCGGCCGCGGGCTTCGGCGACTACTTCATCCACCGGACCGGCCACGGGATCGGGCTGGACGTGCACGAGGAGCCGTACATCGTCGCGGGCAACGACCTGCTGCTGGAGCCCGGTATGGCGTTCAGCGTCGAGCCGGGCATCTACCAGGCCGGTCGCTGGGGCGCGCGGATCGAGGACATCGTCGTGGTGACGGCGGACGGCGTCGAGTCGATGAACAACCAGCCGCATGACCTGGTCGTTCTGACCTAG
- a CDS encoding alpha/beta fold hydrolase gives MTLHHVSFGDGVPVLALHGWTPDHRLMTGCLEPIFAGPSALPGYRRLYPDLPGMGKSPAGDIDSSDGIMAAVRAFIDEQIGDEPFVLLGESYGGYLARGLVAERPEQILGIGLICPVGELWHKDRTLPEHVVLRSEPGVSESLTEGEDFTELAVAQTAEALAAYRSDVAPGLAVADTAAMERIQKNWALSTAPESGPPYDGPSLIVCGRQDAVTGYADQYDLLPHYPRATYAVLDVAGHNLQLEQPALFGALIREWLQRLP, from the coding sequence ATGACCCTGCACCATGTGTCCTTCGGCGACGGCGTTCCGGTTCTCGCGTTGCACGGCTGGACGCCGGACCACCGGCTGATGACCGGCTGCCTGGAGCCGATCTTCGCTGGACCATCGGCGCTGCCCGGCTACCGCCGCCTGTATCCCGATCTGCCCGGGATGGGCAAGAGCCCGGCCGGCGACATCGACAGCTCCGACGGCATCATGGCGGCGGTCCGGGCGTTCATCGACGAGCAGATCGGCGACGAGCCGTTCGTCCTCCTCGGCGAGTCGTACGGCGGGTATCTCGCCCGCGGCCTGGTCGCCGAGCGGCCCGAGCAGATCCTCGGCATCGGACTGATCTGCCCGGTCGGCGAACTCTGGCACAAGGACCGGACGCTGCCCGAACACGTCGTACTGCGGTCCGAGCCGGGGGTGTCCGAGTCGCTGACCGAGGGCGAGGACTTCACCGAGCTGGCCGTGGCACAGACCGCCGAGGCGCTGGCCGCATATCGCTCGGACGTGGCGCCGGGTCTGGCGGTCGCCGACACGGCAGCGATGGAACGCATCCAGAAGAACTGGGCGCTGTCGACGGCACCGGAGAGCGGTCCGCCGTACGACGGACCGTCCCTCATCGTGTGCGGCCGCCAGGACGCGGTGACCGGGTACGCGGATCAGTACGACCTGCTCCCCCACTACCCGCGCGCGACGTACGCCGTACTCGACGTCGCCGGCCACAACCTCCAACTCGAGCAACCCGCCCTGTTCGGCGCCCTGATCCGCGAATGGCTGCAACGTCTGCCGTAA
- a CDS encoding SDR family NAD(P)-dependent oxidoreductase: MVAGKRPLGWPLLVALTNGRTGISDERLAAAVRDKVILVTGSSYGIGEATARRLAAAGATVLLVARTADQLQLVADDLRSRGGTAYVYPANLADPAAVEELVRTVLAEHERVDVLVNNAGKSIRRSIADTYQRFHDIERTNAVNYLGPAKLVLELLPSMRERGSGHIVNVSTAGVRTPPMARWSAYLASKSAFDVWLRCVAQEVRGDGVTTSTVYMGLVHTRMSEPTPLLNKMPGLTPEQAADQVCTAVAERPHNITPPFVRLADALGNLLRVPTDRLLEQYYRRTGGGKKR, from the coding sequence ATGGTGGCTGGGAAGCGTCCTCTGGGGTGGCCGTTGCTCGTCGCGCTGACGAACGGGCGGACCGGGATCTCCGACGAACGGCTGGCCGCGGCCGTCCGGGACAAGGTGATCCTGGTGACCGGCTCGTCGTACGGGATCGGTGAGGCAACCGCGCGGCGGCTGGCCGCTGCCGGGGCGACGGTGCTGCTCGTGGCGCGTACGGCGGACCAGTTGCAACTCGTCGCGGACGACCTCCGCTCGCGCGGCGGGACGGCGTACGTGTACCCGGCGAACCTCGCCGATCCGGCCGCGGTCGAGGAGCTCGTGCGGACTGTGCTGGCCGAGCACGAGCGGGTCGACGTACTCGTGAACAACGCGGGCAAGTCGATCCGGCGGTCGATCGCGGACACGTACCAGCGGTTCCACGACATCGAGCGGACGAACGCGGTGAACTACCTCGGGCCGGCCAAGCTCGTGCTCGAACTGCTGCCGTCGATGCGCGAGCGCGGGTCCGGCCACATCGTGAACGTGTCGACGGCCGGCGTCCGTACGCCGCCGATGGCGCGCTGGTCGGCGTACCTGGCGTCGAAGAGCGCGTTCGACGTGTGGCTGCGGTGCGTCGCGCAGGAGGTGCGCGGCGACGGGGTGACGACGTCGACGGTCTACATGGGCCTGGTGCATACGCGGATGAGTGAGCCGACGCCGCTGCTCAACAAGATGCCGGGACTCACGCCGGAGCAGGCGGCCGATCAGGTGTGTACGGCGGTGGCCGAGCGCCCGCACAACATCACGCCGCCGTTCGTCCGGCTGGCCGATGCCCTCGGCAACCTGTTGCGGGTGCCGACGGATCGGTTGCTCGAGCAGTACTACCGGCGTACCGGAGGCGGGAAGAAGCGATGA
- a CDS encoding AMP-binding protein gives MRTIRPIPPLRPPEWLVQSAAEVGGLSVALIKSGVWKSAGPAQLVRIERALRTWGQSMAALGVIAAIRYPERAAVISGDDSITYAELDRRCERIAAGMQAQYGIVAGSKVAVLCRNHRGFLEATLAASRLGADVLFVNTEFAPPQLQAVLARHRPDLLVHDSEFTPPAGIRSVLSGLAELAESVAAAAPAPDVAGHITILTSGTTGTPKAAPRVPTAVGLAGLTGSALSRFGLRAGEPMVVCPPLFHGLGLLTSMLALFLGSPLVLRPRFDAPTLLADVEATRAGAVVAVPVMLRRLLDLGPNAIAEYDLRSLRAVISGASQLGAPLAERFIERFGPVLCDAYGSSEVGIATIATSADLLAAPGTVGRPCLGSTIRILDDQDRTVPTGMTGRIFAGGGLVFGGYSDGSSKTVVDGRMSTGDLGHLDAAGRLFVDGREDDMIVSGGENVYPVEVEQCLAAHPAVAEAVVAGVPDDEFGQRLIAYVVLHSPATEDELLTHVKANLARYKTPRQIVVLDEFPRNATGKVLRGKLTPP, from the coding sequence ATGAGGACGATCCGGCCGATCCCACCGCTGCGGCCGCCGGAGTGGCTGGTGCAGAGCGCGGCCGAGGTCGGTGGGTTGTCGGTCGCGCTGATCAAGTCCGGGGTGTGGAAGTCGGCCGGGCCGGCGCAGCTCGTGCGGATCGAGCGGGCGCTGCGGACCTGGGGTCAGTCGATGGCCGCGCTCGGGGTGATCGCGGCGATCCGGTACCCGGAGCGGGCGGCGGTGATCTCCGGGGACGACTCGATCACGTATGCCGAGTTGGATCGGCGGTGCGAACGGATCGCGGCCGGGATGCAGGCGCAGTACGGGATCGTTGCCGGGAGCAAGGTGGCGGTGCTGTGCCGGAACCACCGCGGCTTCCTCGAGGCGACCCTGGCGGCGTCGCGGCTCGGCGCCGACGTCCTGTTCGTGAACACCGAATTCGCCCCACCCCAACTCCAAGCAGTCCTCGCACGCCACCGCCCCGACCTCCTCGTCCACGACTCCGAGTTCACGCCACCGGCAGGCATTCGGTCAGTCCTCTCTGGGTTAGCTGAGCTTGCTGAGAGTGTGGCGGCGGCAGCGCCTGCGCCTGACGTGGCTGGGCACATCACGATTCTCACTTCGGGGACTACCGGTACTCCCAAGGCGGCGCCTCGGGTGCCGACTGCGGTGGGGTTGGCGGGGCTGACCGGGAGTGCGCTCAGCCGGTTCGGGTTGCGGGCGGGTGAGCCGATGGTTGTGTGCCCGCCGCTGTTCCACGGGCTCGGTCTGCTCACCTCGATGCTCGCGTTGTTCCTCGGCTCGCCGCTCGTCCTGCGACCGCGGTTCGACGCCCCCACCTTGCTCGCCGACGTCGAAGCGACCCGCGCCGGCGCGGTCGTCGCCGTACCGGTGATGCTGCGCCGACTGCTCGATCTCGGTCCGAACGCGATCGCGGAGTACGACCTGCGCTCACTGCGGGCGGTCATCTCGGGCGCGTCCCAGCTCGGCGCGCCGCTGGCCGAGCGGTTCATCGAACGGTTCGGGCCGGTACTGTGCGACGCCTACGGGTCGAGCGAGGTCGGCATCGCCACGATCGCGACGTCCGCCGACCTGCTCGCCGCGCCCGGGACCGTCGGGCGACCCTGTCTCGGCAGCACGATCCGGATCCTCGACGACCAGGACCGCACGGTGCCGACCGGCATGACCGGGCGGATCTTCGCGGGCGGCGGTCTGGTGTTCGGCGGGTACTCCGACGGTTCGAGCAAGACCGTTGTCGACGGGCGGATGAGCACCGGCGACCTCGGGCATCTTGACGCCGCCGGGCGCTTGTTCGTCGACGGCCGCGAGGACGACATGATCGTTTCCGGCGGCGAGAACGTGTACCCGGTCGAGGTCGAGCAGTGCCTCGCGGCACATCCCGCTGTCGCCGAAGCGGTCGTTGCCGGAGTGCCCGACGACGAGTTCGGCCAGCGGCTGATCGCGTACGTCGTACTCCACTCGCCGGCCACCGAGGACGAGTTGCTGACGCACGTGAAGGCGAACCTCGCGCGCTACAAGACGCCGCGCCAGATCGTCGTCCTCGACGAGTTCCCGCGCAACGCGACCGGCAAGGTCCTGCGCGGCAAACTCACGCCGCCGTGA
- a CDS encoding LLM class flavin-dependent oxidoreductase, producing the protein MVELQVVLPDESASMPPERLVELAVAAEDLGYGTAWLPDHLLPPGEFGSTYGGVYEPLVTIGYLAARTSRIRFGTSVLVLPMRSPYVVAKQAATLHRLSGERVVLGIGAGWATAEFAAVGAVFEERGRRTDESLGIIRDLFEGRDRGGVFEPKLRAPLPLMIGGTTGPALRRAARYGDEWQGLGLDGAGFAAAVSRLRSFGDRPIKVGTRLDWSSGDPDPVVASAHELVDAGAETLAVSFGDERTALDRMTKFRELFTAA; encoded by the coding sequence ATGGTCGAACTCCAGGTGGTCCTCCCGGACGAGTCGGCGTCGATGCCGCCCGAGCGACTGGTCGAGCTGGCGGTCGCTGCAGAAGATCTGGGCTACGGCACGGCCTGGTTGCCCGACCACCTCCTCCCGCCGGGTGAGTTCGGCTCGACGTACGGCGGCGTCTACGAGCCTCTCGTCACCATCGGGTACCTCGCGGCGCGCACGAGCCGGATCCGGTTCGGTACCTCGGTGCTTGTGCTGCCGATGCGGAGCCCGTACGTGGTCGCCAAGCAGGCGGCGACGCTGCACCGGCTGTCCGGCGAGCGCGTCGTACTGGGAATCGGCGCGGGGTGGGCGACGGCCGAGTTCGCGGCGGTCGGCGCGGTGTTCGAGGAGCGTGGCCGCCGGACCGACGAGTCGCTCGGGATCATCCGTGACCTCTTCGAGGGCCGCGACCGCGGCGGAGTGTTCGAGCCGAAACTCCGGGCGCCGCTCCCGCTCATGATCGGCGGTACGACGGGGCCCGCGTTGCGCCGCGCCGCGCGGTACGGCGACGAGTGGCAGGGGCTCGGCCTGGACGGTGCCGGCTTCGCGGCGGCGGTCTCGCGACTCAGGTCGTTCGGCGACCGGCCGATCAAGGTCGGGACGCGGCTCGACTGGTCCAGCGGCGATCCCGATCCGGTCGTCGCATCCGCTCACGAGCTCGTCGACGCGGGCGCCGAGACGCTGGCGGTGTCCTTCGGTGACGAGCGGACTGCGTTGGACCGGATGACGAAGTTCCGGGAGCTCTTCACGGCGGCGTGA